In Bacillus sp. DX3.1, the following proteins share a genomic window:
- a CDS encoding GNAT family N-acetyltransferase translates to MEIVMERISQSMAPMSLLLLADPSHEQIVSYLQRGIIYVAKHDEHVVGVYVLLETRPNTMEIINIAVLEEVQGQGVGKQLLQHAITVAKEKNMHTLEIGTGNSSVSQLAFYQKYNFRIFSIDFDYFSKHYEEEIIENGIVCRDMIRLTMDIMQ, encoded by the coding sequence ATGGAAATAGTAATGGAACGCATTTCGCAAAGTATGGCGCCTATGTCGTTGTTATTGCTTGCTGATCCAAGTCATGAGCAAATTGTTTCTTATTTACAGCGTGGCATCATATATGTTGCCAAACATGATGAGCATGTTGTAGGTGTGTATGTTTTGCTTGAAACAAGGCCAAATACAATGGAGATAATAAATATCGCCGTTTTGGAAGAGGTGCAAGGACAAGGTGTTGGAAAACAACTGCTACAACATGCAATTACCGTTGCTAAAGAAAAAAACATGCATACGCTTGAAATTGGGACAGGTAATTCTAGTGTTTCACAGCTTGCTTTCTATCAAAAATATAATTTTCGAATTTTTTCTATTGATTTTGATTACTTTTCGAAGCATTATGAAGAAGAGATTATTGAAAATGGGATTGTATGCCGTGATATGATTCGGCTTACAATGGATATCATGCAGTAA
- a CDS encoding DUF4260 domain-containing protein, translating to MEKKIIHFEGFIVLIATIYIYALNEFSWLIFLLLLLVPDVSMLAYLINNHIGAQVYNLFHTYIVSIFLILIGVFLKLDVLLMIGLIWTAHIGMDRLLGYGLKYKTGFKDTHIQKL from the coding sequence ATGGAGAAAAAAATCATACATTTCGAAGGGTTTATTGTCTTAATAGCGACTATTTATATTTACGCATTAAATGAGTTTAGCTGGTTAATATTCCTCTTGCTGCTTTTAGTACCTGATGTTTCAATGCTAGCATATCTTATTAATAACCATATTGGTGCACAGGTTTATAACTTGTTTCATACTTACATAGTATCGATATTCCTTATTTTGATAGGCGTCTTTCTAAAATTGGATGTCCTCCTTATGATTGGTTTGATTTGGACAGCTCATATTGGAATGGATCGACTGTTAGGATATGGCCTTAAATATAAAACAGGTTTTAAAGATACTCATATCCAAAAGTTATAA
- a CDS encoding YpbS family protein, which translates to MEVHKAITAHSRKQNEIVTTFLQLEAQREAAIEAAVSLASNGKHFSVDAINMVTQQINALAKRGVAPQRKVVTEDMVMEYVGRLQEKEGR; encoded by the coding sequence ATGGAAGTACATAAAGCTATTACAGCACATTCTCGTAAACAAAATGAAATCGTTACAACATTTTTACAACTAGAAGCACAGCGTGAAGCAGCCATTGAGGCGGCAGTATCGCTTGCGTCAAATGGAAAACATTTCTCAGTGGATGCAATTAATATGGTAACACAGCAAATTAATGCACTTGCCAAACGAGGTGTTGCCCCGCAGCGTAAAGTTGTAACAGAAGATATGGTTATGGAGTATGTAGGTCGTTTACAAGAGAAAGAAGGTCGTTAA
- a CDS encoding sulfurtransferase, whose translation MIVTVEWLRDHIEDEHVRIIDCRFDLANINWGREQYELEHIPHALYFDLDHDLSSPVTKHGGRHPLPDVETFIQKLSQAGIDEDTTVVAYDSQAGAMASRLWWLLTYVGHKKVHVLNGGFPAWKEQNLPTTANLSVVAPKTFVPSLEEDILITMEELKEKINTNANMTLIDSREPKRYAGLEEPVDTKAGHIPTAENYFWKDGVTVEGQFKGEVDQQERFRHLDKEKETIVYCGSGVTACPNVLALQTAGFNNIRLYAGSWSDWISYPENLIAKEEK comes from the coding sequence ATGATAGTTACAGTCGAATGGTTGCGTGATCATATAGAAGATGAGCATGTTCGCATAATCGATTGTCGTTTTGACTTAGCAAATATAAATTGGGGAAGAGAGCAGTATGAGCTGGAGCATATTCCTCATGCATTATATTTTGACTTAGATCATGATTTATCAAGTCCAGTTACAAAGCATGGAGGACGTCATCCTCTTCCTGATGTTGAGACATTTATCCAAAAACTGTCTCAAGCTGGTATTGATGAAGATACGACAGTTGTTGCATATGATAGTCAAGCTGGGGCAATGGCTTCGCGTCTTTGGTGGTTATTAACGTATGTAGGACATAAAAAAGTGCATGTGTTAAATGGTGGTTTTCCGGCTTGGAAAGAACAAAACTTGCCTACAACAGCAAATTTGTCGGTTGTTGCACCAAAAACATTTGTACCATCTTTAGAGGAAGACATACTCATAACGATGGAAGAACTGAAAGAAAAGATCAACACAAATGCAAACATGACGTTAATTGATTCTAGAGAGCCCAAGCGTTATGCCGGTCTTGAAGAACCTGTTGATACGAAAGCCGGGCATATTCCAACAGCTGAAAATTATTTTTGGAAAGATGGGGTAACAGTAGAAGGTCAATTTAAAGGTGAGGTTGATCAACAAGAACGTTTCCGTCATCTTGATAAAGAGAAAGAAACGATTGTATATTGTGGCTCGGGTGTTACTGCATGTCCGAACGTACTAGCGTTACAAACAGCTGGCTTCAATAACATTAGACTATATGCTGGAAGCTGGAGTGATTGGATTTCTTATCCTGAAAATCTAATTGCGAAAGAAGAAAAGTAA